One Pyrofollis japonicus DNA window includes the following coding sequences:
- a CDS encoding transcription factor S yields the protein MRFCPRCGSLMVLKTVNGKRMWVCPSCGYTEEVDSSGGGSSLVLKQKIEHSEKERLVVIPKDINWEAMPKTRVTCPRCGYHEAYYWVVQTRRADEPPTRFFKCVRCGYVWREYD from the coding sequence TTGAGATTCTGTCCACGGTGTGGCTCACTAATGGTCTTGAAAACGGTGAATGGGAAACGCATGTGGGTTTGTCCAAGCTGCGGCTATACCGAGGAAGTTGACTCATCTGGAGGAGGTTCATCCCTAGTACTTAAGCAGAAGATAGAACATAGTGAGAAAGAAAGGCTCGTCGTCATACCTAAGGATATTAACTGGGAAGCAATGCCGAAGACAAGGGTTACGTGCCCGCGCTGCGGATATCATGAGGCTTACTACTGGGTTGTACAAACACGTAGAGCTGATGAGCCGCCTACGAGGTTCTTCAAATGTGTAAGATGTGGCTATGTGTGGAGAGAGTATGATTAG
- a CDS encoding DNA-directed RNA polymerase subunit L, with protein sequence MSSVEAFTDSTSIRILKKEKDSIEVELAGEDHTIANLIAKYAIHKKGVVYSSYIISHPLIGNPVIVLTTDGSRDPLDVLEEVLSDIIKDVNEFRQRLEEVLANNVKCEERS encoded by the coding sequence ATGAGCAGTGTAGAGGCATTTACGGATTCAACAAGTATTCGTATATTAAAGAAGGAAAAGGACTCGATAGAAGTTGAGCTTGCTGGTGAGGACCATACAATAGCGAATCTAATAGCTAAGTATGCGATACATAAGAAAGGCGTAGTCTATTCCTCCTACATAATCTCTCATCCGCTAATAGGTAATCCTGTTATAGTGCTTACAACCGACGGTTCACGCGACCCTCTTGACGTTTTAGAAGAAGTCCTTAGCGATATTATAAAGGATGTTAATGAGTTTAGGCAGAGACTTGAAGAGGTTTTAGCAAATAATGTTAAGTGCGAAGAGAGAAGCTAG
- a CDS encoding DUF2067 domain-containing protein: MRKVIKRKLYVISVPPKLSIEKIYDKIASSIRAPYAEISIRGGRAYIEIVGTEAEIKDSWNRVRNALQDLWELYRLETEKEALIESIVKEAGRTFPPESLVYALKLKGYDARLSDDKQVLYTNAPPSVVVELARRIAEIIDEIRFRVKGTAAKRMVAAIAAGLDVDPEKVIEYGISTRVLEESDEGIVLREEWRRALRKVAVMLKGAELGFE; encoded by the coding sequence ATGAGGAAGGTTATTAAAAGGAAGCTTTACGTCATATCAGTACCGCCGAAGCTTTCCATCGAAAAGATTTATGATAAGATTGCCAGCAGTATACGTGCACCCTACGCAGAAATTAGCATACGAGGAGGACGTGCATATATAGAGATAGTCGGAACAGAGGCTGAGATAAAGGATTCATGGAACAGGGTTAGAAACGCCCTACAAGATCTTTGGGAACTCTATAGGCTTGAGACCGAGAAGGAAGCACTTATAGAGTCTATAGTAAAGGAGGCTGGCAGAACATTTCCTCCAGAGTCACTAGTCTACGCCTTAAAGCTTAAAGGATATGATGCCAGACTTAGCGACGATAAACAAGTGCTATATACCAATGCGCCACCTAGTGTCGTCGTAGAACTTGCACGGAGGATCGCAGAGATAATTGATGAAATAAGGTTTCGCGTTAAAGGCACAGCTGCTAAAAGAATGGTTGCTGCAATTGCTGCGGGGCTTGATGTAGATCCAGAGAAGGTAATAGAATATGGTATTTCTACTAGAGTCCTGGAGGAGAGCGATGAGGGCATAGTTTTGAGAGAAGAATGGCGTAGGGCACTACGCAAAGTAGCAGTGATGCTTAAGGGGGCAGAGCTGGGTTTCGAATAA
- a CDS encoding exosome complex RNA-binding protein Csl4 has product MSSMLADIVGRKVYPGDILCTIEEFIPGEGVYVDNGYIRAAQFGVVEVDFVSRKISVRPLGKKPRLPKKGGVVYGVITGVPREELALVKIFADERMIPFNGFFTGVLHVSQVSDNPSQRSIYEFVKPGDFIRATVTSPSSPYVLSIKRPQDGVILAYCSVCGAPLYKVPGSPYLVCKRCGNKEKRRIAIHYVLEEKRKR; this is encoded by the coding sequence ATGAGCAGCATGCTGGCAGATATCGTTGGCAGGAAAGTATACCCTGGAGACATACTCTGCACAATAGAGGAATTCATTCCAGGCGAAGGAGTATATGTCGACAATGGATATATTAGGGCAGCGCAGTTCGGTGTTGTTGAAGTAGACTTCGTGTCTAGAAAGATAAGCGTAAGACCACTAGGAAAAAAGCCTAGACTTCCAAAGAAAGGTGGAGTAGTCTATGGCGTCATAACGGGGGTACCGCGGGAAGAACTCGCACTAGTAAAGATATTCGCTGATGAACGTATGATTCCCTTTAATGGATTCTTTACTGGCGTCCTACACGTGTCACAAGTTAGCGATAATCCGTCACAGAGAAGTATATACGAATTCGTCAAGCCAGGTGACTTCATACGAGCAACTGTAACTTCCCCAAGCTCTCCCTATGTGCTCTCAATAAAGCGGCCCCAAGACGGCGTAATATTAGCCTATTGCTCTGTTTGCGGTGCCCCTCTTTACAAGGTTCCGGGAAGTCCTTATCTTGTATGTAAGCGGTGCGGAAATAAGGAGAAACGTAGAATAGCTATACACTACGTATTGGAAGAAAAGAGAAAGAGGTAA
- a CDS encoding METTL5 family protein, which yields MKLSDIVIVLEKNVPRFSRPKKHLEQYRTPPEIAVEMALWANRVGCDIVVDLGTGTGMIIYASAMLGLYGIGIEIDYDALQDARASSLYEYLVVDFVQADVNALPLRKPRYKGICVLQNPPFGIVKRRADTLFLKNAMGLNPITIISIHHGGERNAKYIQQFMERYGYKLVAKDYFRFPIPAMYEGHVRRVYYVESALLMFKRV from the coding sequence TTGAAGCTATCCGATATAGTTATAGTTCTTGAGAAGAATGTGCCCCGTTTTTCCAGGCCAAAGAAGCATTTGGAGCAATATAGAACGCCCCCCGAGATAGCAGTAGAAATGGCTTTATGGGCTAATAGAGTAGGATGTGATATTGTAGTTGACCTCGGTACAGGCACTGGAATGATCATTTATGCGTCTGCAATGCTCGGGCTATATGGTATCGGCATTGAGATAGATTATGATGCACTTCAGGATGCGAGGGCATCTTCTCTATATGAGTACCTCGTTGTAGACTTCGTGCAAGCCGATGTAAATGCCCTACCCTTGCGTAAACCAAGGTACAAAGGAATCTGTGTCCTTCAGAATCCACCTTTCGGGATTGTTAAGAGGAGGGCAGACACTCTTTTCTTGAAGAACGCTATGGGGCTAAACCCAATTACAATAATATCTATACATCATGGCGGGGAAAGAAATGCTAAGTACATTCAGCAATTCATGGAGAGGTATGGCTACAAGCTTGTAGCTAAAGACTATTTTAGGTTCCCAATCCCTGCTATGTATGAAGGGCATGTACGGCGTGTATATTATGTTGAGTCTGCATTATTGATGTTTAAGCGGGTGTAA